The following nucleotide sequence is from Rubrobacter radiotolerans DSM 5868.
TCCCGGACCTCCTCGTCGGTTCTCTGGCGGAGGTCCTCGATGCGCTCCTCGCGCTGCTCTATCTCGGCATCGAGCCGGTCCTCACGGTCCTCCGTCGAGCGAGCGAGGTCCTCCATGTCTATCCCGGCGGCCACGAGCGTCTGGCGGACGATACGCACCGCGCTGGAGCGCGGGACCTCCGGCGGGAGGTGCTTTATGATCTCCGCCGCCCGCTCGACGGTGAAGCTCCGGCCCGTCTCCTCTATCGGCTCGTCGCCGACGACCTCTATGTCGTCCGCCTCGTCCCCGTAGCCGGACTCGCGGGAGGAGTAGACCGCGGTGCGGTCATCGTCGTCCTCGACCGGGCCAAAGACGCGGGAGAGGAATCCTTTGGGTCGCTCGTCGCTCATCGTGTCGGCAGCTCCTCGGTAGGTTGCTGGCTGTGTCGCTTGCCCGTCGGGTCTGTCTCCTCGTCGAGGTACGGGACGTCTCGCAGGGCGTAGCGGACCTCGTCCAGACTCCGCTTGAAGAGGCTTACCCGCTCCTTGAGCCTCGCAAGCCCAGATCCCGCAAGAGCCGGGGAGAGGCCGCCGTCGAGGGTCAGGAGGTCGCCCCGGAGGTTCGAGAGCAGGCTCTCCGCGCTCTCAAGCTGCGCGTTTATGAGGCTGATCCCGTCCAGCATCTCCTCGTAGCCGGAGAGCTCGTCGCGCCTGCCGGCGAGGGTAACCTCGAAGGTCTGGCGCAGAGAAGAGCCTTCGGGAAGGCTCTGGACCTCCCGTTCGAGGTCGGCGATGCGGGCGTGGATCTCCCCGACGTCCGTCCCGGAGACGTTCGCCCGGAGCGCGGCCCGGCGTCTTGCGAGGCGTGCGGCCTCGCCGATCTCCTCCAGGACCGTGAAGATCTCGTCATCGAGCAGCGAGCGGTGCTCCTCGGGCATAAGCTCCCAGCTCTCGATCACGCCGCCTTGCAGCGCCTCTAGACGCTCCATCTGGCTCCGGGCGACCCTGTCCCGGCGGGACACCTCTCTTAGAAGCGCTACGTTGTCGCGCGTTCGGCGCCTGAGCTCGCGCCGCGCGTTGCCCTCCCGGTCGAAGAGCCGCTTTCCGGCGTAAGCCGCCCCGAGTCCGCACAGTCCGGCAAGAAAGTACGCCGAGTCGAGGACCGCAAACGTCCCGAGCCCCGTGAAGGCCCCGAGCGGCGCAAGCCGGAGAAGCGTTCCGCTCGCCGACTCTCTGAGGCCGCCCTTCCTTCTGCGCGAGAGGGTCATCGCCTCTCACCGCCCCCCGGCTCCTCGGGGGCCTCGATCTCTTCGGGAGAACCCTCGCCCCCGGCGGGTCTCAGGCCCATCTGGACCTCCATCTCCTCAAGCTCGCGCATCGCGTCGAGGCGCTTGATGTCGGTCTCGGCGGCGGCGATCTGACGCTCCGTCTCGCTCGTGCCGAGCTCCCCGACGGCGTCGGCCTCGAAGGAGGCCTGCCGGATCGCCTGCCGCGCCTTGTCGAGGTCGCGCGAGGAGTCGGAGAGGGAGATCTCGGCCCGCGCCTCGTTCGCCGTGCGCATCGCCTTCGCCCGCTGGTGCTCCTCGACGAGCGCGCTCCGCTCGCGCACCACGTCCCCGTAGCGCCGCTCCTGCTCCCTGAAGGCCCGCTCCATCTCCTCGGAGTTCTTTCGCGCCTCCTCCAGGCGGACCTCGATGTCCCTGAGAGCGGCCTCGGCCTCCTGTTTCTGCTGGATGACCTCCACCGCCGCCTCGCGCTGACCCCGCGAGGCGAGTTGCTTTGCCTGCCGGTCCTTTGCAAGAAGGATCTTCTGCTTGTTCGCCGCGTCGTTGGCGAGCATCTTCTCGTAGGCCATCGTGCGGGCTGCGGCGACCTGAAGCTTCTTCAGGTTCTCCAGCTCGTCCTGAACGGCGTTCTCGAGCAGGATCTCCGGGTTGCGGTTCTCGACACCGGAGAGGAACCGGCCGAAGAAACCCCGTATCGCCCTTCTGAGTCTTCCCATCCTCTTTGCTTGCCCTCGCTCCCGGGGTCGTCGTCTCTACAGGTACAAACGCTGGCCTCGGATTATAACATCGGGCCGTTTTGGCCTGAGCACCGGGCGACCTCCGGCACGGCCGAGGCTACGTGAGACTACGATCCACCCTTAGAGCGGTTTCAGGGAGCGCCGGTAAGCGCGGGAGGCTTTCCGTCTAGCGCGCGGCGCGGTAGGACTGGCCGCCCGCCCGGCCGGAGAGGACGATCGCGGACGGAGAATCTATCTCGAAGGCCGCTTCGAGCGCGAGTCCGGCGGCGGAGAGAAGCTCCTTCGCCGAGCGGGCGTCGCGCGGGTAGAAGGCCGCTCCGGCGCGCGTCTCCGTCGCCCCGAGGGAACTCGCCGCCGCGAGCGAGCGCCGGGCCGCGCTCTCCACCTCGCGTTCGCCGCCGGAGACCACAAAGCCGAAGATGCTCTCCTCTCCGAGAAGCACCGGCGGAGCGACGCGGGCCCGGACCCTCTCCAGAAGAAGGTCCACGTCCTCGACGTCGGCCCCCGGGTCGATCAGCACGACGGCGACCGGGACCCCGCGGTGGGCCTGGATCTCCCGCTCGGCCCGCCGCAGAAGCGTGGCTCCCCCGTCCTCCGGCTGCGGGACCGACTCGTGCTCGAGCGCCCCCCGGCCAGAAAGGCGGCTCGTCGCGAAGAGAGCGAGGAGTCCGAGCGAGAGCAGGAGCCCGAGCCTGAAGAGTAGGACCGGCGTAGAGACCGCGTCGGTGCCGCCTCCGAGAAGGTCCGGGAGCACCGCCAGGAAAAAGAAGAAAAGCGTCCCGACGAGCGTGGCCACCCCGACCCCGCGCGAGCCGTGCAGCGCGGCGCAGAACAGGAGCGGCACGAGCAGCAGGTACAGTTCGCTGGAGGAACCGCCGGAGAAAAAGATCGCCAGCGAGAGCATCGCCGCGTACGTCAGGCACAGACCGCCCGTGAATCCCGCAGAGAACTGGGTCTGCGGGAGCATGATCGTCGCCACCGAGAGCGTCACCAGGACGGCCACGACCATGTAGAAAAGCACGTAGGAGACCGCCGGTCCGTAGAGAGGACTGTGCACGAGAAAGACCGAGGCGGCGACAAGGATAAGGTAGAAGAGCGCCAGCGTCTTCATGCCCTGAGCCTGCCGGGCGCTCTTCGTCGGTGCCTTTGAGACCATTTCTCCCTTCACGATCGGCATATCATACGCGTCCCGTGCGGCTGCCGCTACCCGCCGGACTAAACCTAGCGGACCGCCGGGACGCGATCCTCGACGCGCTCCTCGCCCCGGGTCGTGGAGAAGATCCACTCCGGACCCTCTCCGGAGAACGAGTCGAGGCCCGCCGAGGCGGCCACGCCGGGCTCCTCTTCGAGCGCCGAGAGCACGTCCTGCGCGTCCTCCACGGCCTCCCCGCTGTCAAGGAGTTCCTCGGGCGGAGGGAGCGTGTTCTCGAGGATGTAGTTTATGTCCGCCTCGGGAAGCTCCTGGGCGGGGTCGATCCGGGCCTGATCCCCTTCGTAGACCACGCTCGCTACCGCCCCGGCCGACTCCGAGACGTAAGTGTAGAGCCAGCTCGGCGAGTTGCCTTCGGAGTCGAGGCTCGGGGTCGCGCTCGCTACGGCGTACAACTCGGCGTCTTCCTGCCAGCCCGTCGCCTCCTCCCCGGCGGCCTCCAGCCCGGAGAAAGCCGCCACGCCTTCCCCCTCCGCGGGTGCGGCGACGGTCGCGCCACCCTGCTGACCGTCCTCGTCCGGGCTCTCTTGAATCCCTCCTCCGCAGCCGACGACGAGGAGCGCGAGCGAGATCGCGAACGCCGGAGCCGCTCTTCTACCGAGCGTGGACACGAAACCGGAGAGCCTGAAGAAGCCTGAAAAAGAAAGCATAATGGCGACGATTCTACTCCACGAGTCCCGTCCCCGCCGTTCGGGACCGGAGACCGCCGGGGGAGCTATGCGAAAGGGAGTCTCCGTGAAAGCCCATCCTGCGCGCCGATCGCTCGCGTCGCCCGAAGTCGCTTCGCTGTCGGCAAGCCTCGTTGCGGGGATCTTCGCTGCCGTTCTGATGTCGGCCTGCGCCTCCAGTGAACCGGCGGAGAGCGGTCCGTCGGAGACGTCCGCACCGGAGGCGACCGCCGGGGGACGCGAGCTCAACGTCGAGGAGGTCTTTTCCGGGGATGCCGGAAGCGG
It contains:
- a CDS encoding PspA/IM30 family protein, giving the protein MGRLRRAIRGFFGRFLSGVENRNPEILLENAVQDELENLKKLQVAAARTMAYEKMLANDAANKQKILLAKDRQAKQLASRGQREAAVEVIQQKQEAEAALRDIEVRLEEARKNSEEMERAFREQERRYGDVVRERSALVEEHQRAKAMRTANEARAEISLSDSSRDLDKARQAIRQASFEADAVGELGTSETERQIAAAETDIKRLDAMRELEEMEVQMGLRPAGGEGSPEEIEAPEEPGGGERR